In Hasllibacter sp. MH4015, the following proteins share a genomic window:
- a CDS encoding DUF1217 domain-containing protein: MTFQPVLPLGGFAGWSFLKSSLDQQQAQFADAPAQARDRAYFREKIGSITSPADLVADFRMMRVALGAYGLDGDIGNRAFIEKVLSDGVDNDDALSNRLADKRYRAFAEAFGFGGTLPPRTQSPGFADRILARFDRQSFEVAVGAQDEDMRLALTASREVPEIAALTSSNNTQWLSVLGNPPLRKVFETAFALPTSIGTLDLDQQLDEFRKASERVLGTSDFKDLRDPEKVDDLVRAFTLQAQIAAGPSPLTPGASAVILLQNLA; the protein is encoded by the coding sequence GTGACCTTCCAACCCGTTCTTCCGCTTGGCGGGTTTGCCGGTTGGTCGTTTCTGAAATCCAGCCTCGACCAGCAACAGGCACAATTCGCCGATGCGCCGGCCCAGGCGAGGGATCGTGCCTACTTCCGAGAGAAGATCGGGTCCATCACATCGCCGGCTGATCTGGTTGCGGACTTTCGCATGATGCGCGTGGCGCTCGGAGCCTATGGTTTGGACGGCGATATCGGCAACCGCGCCTTTATCGAAAAGGTGCTGTCGGACGGTGTCGACAATGACGATGCCCTATCCAACCGGCTGGCCGACAAACGCTACCGCGCCTTTGCTGAGGCCTTCGGGTTCGGCGGCACGCTCCCGCCCCGCACCCAATCCCCCGGCTTCGCCGACCGTATCCTGGCACGCTTCGATCGCCAATCCTTCGAGGTTGCGGTGGGTGCGCAGGATGAGGATATGCGCCTTGCCCTGACGGCGTCCCGTGAAGTGCCGGAAATCGCCGCGCTAACCTCTTCGAACAACACCCAATGGTTGAGCGTGTTGGGCAATCCGCCCCTGCGCAAGGTTTTCGAGACCGCCTTCGCCTTGCCCACATCCATCGGGACGCTCGACCTTGACCAACAGCTCGACGAATTCCGCAAAGCGTCGGAGCGTGTTTTGGGAACGTCTGACTTCAAGGATTTGCGGGACCCGGAGAAGGTGGATGACCTGGTCCGCGCCTTCACGTTGCAGGCGCAGATCGCTGCCGGCCCGTCCCCCCTGACCCCCGGCGCATCGGCGGTGATCTTGTTGCAGAACCTCGCCTAA
- the flgC gene encoding flagellar basal body rod protein FlgC, producing the protein MTEFSNALSVAASGMRAQAQRLTHVSENIANADTPGYQRKITSFEVERGMGTTEGTVRPGPVRLDQTVLPQIFDPAHPMADDTGHYEGSNVDLVVELADAREAQRSYEANLRVFDQIRQMSTSLNDLLRR; encoded by the coding sequence ATGACCGAGTTTTCCAATGCCCTGTCCGTCGCGGCCTCCGGAATGCGCGCCCAGGCGCAGCGCCTGACCCATGTGTCGGAGAATATCGCCAATGCCGATACACCCGGATACCAGCGCAAGATCACCAGCTTCGAGGTCGAACGCGGCATGGGAACGACCGAGGGCACAGTGCGCCCCGGCCCGGTGCGGCTGGACCAGACCGTCCTTCCACAGATATTCGATCCCGCCCACCCCATGGCGGACGATACCGGGCACTACGAAGGGTCGAACGTCGATCTGGTCGTTGAACTGGCCGATGCCCGCGAAGCCCAGCGATCCTATGAGGCGAATTTGAGGGTCTTTGACCAGATCCGGCAGATGTCGACCTCTCTTAACGATCTATTGCGCCGGTAG
- a CDS encoding flagellar hook-basal body complex protein, with protein MDNPGYTSLTRLSGLVREMSVVANNIANISTTGFRTEGIIFAEHVAHTGRDDPSLSMGTATGRSISAQQGALQRTGGEFDFAIEGEGFFLIDTVAGEALTRAGAFIRNDVGELVTPDGSRLLDQGGAPVFVPPNGGDLALAPDGTLSVGGQPLTVVGLYLPSDPLELSRQFGTAFVAESGYVPADNARVMQGFLEQSNVNAVAQISRMIEVQRAYELGQSFMDAEDNRIRDFLRTAGQRS; from the coding sequence ATGGATAATCCCGGCTACACGTCGCTCACTCGCTTGTCCGGCCTGGTGCGGGAGATGTCGGTCGTTGCCAACAACATCGCCAATATCTCCACCACCGGGTTCCGCACCGAAGGGATCATCTTCGCCGAACACGTCGCCCATACCGGGCGGGACGACCCTTCATTAAGCATGGGGACGGCCACAGGACGAAGCATTTCCGCGCAGCAAGGCGCCCTGCAACGCACGGGCGGTGAGTTCGACTTCGCAATCGAAGGTGAAGGATTTTTCCTGATCGACACGGTCGCGGGGGAGGCGCTGACCCGCGCGGGCGCGTTCATCCGCAACGATGTTGGGGAACTTGTGACGCCTGACGGCAGTCGCCTTCTCGATCAAGGCGGCGCGCCCGTCTTCGTACCGCCCAATGGCGGCGACCTGGCCCTTGCGCCCGATGGAACGCTGTCGGTCGGTGGCCAGCCCCTGACGGTTGTGGGTCTTTACCTGCCCAGTGACCCGCTAGAATTGTCGCGCCAATTCGGGACCGCTTTCGTTGCCGAAAGCGGCTATGTCCCCGCCGATAACGCGCGGGTGATGCAAGGGTTTCTGGAGCAGTCCAACGTCAATGCAGTCGCCCAGATCTCTCGCATGATCGAGGTGCAGCGGGCTTATGAACTTGGCCAGAGTTTCATGGATGCCGAAGACAACCGCATCCGCGACTTCCTGCGCACCGCGGGTCAGCGCAGTTAA
- a CDS encoding FliI/YscN family ATPase codes for MTNAATLTAFDHLRAQLRTIRTARAVGRVERLGRNVVTVSGLEGEVALGDRVRLGPALVGEVLSIGPDGARVMPEGYADGLRLGTDVTHIGPPVISPDDSWLGRVIDPDGQPLDGRALVPGARPYPLITAPPSPAARRGLGRRLRTGFAVFDTLLPIVRGQRIGLFAGSGVGKSRLIAALAEGMRADVVVIGLIGERGREVRDFVSDTLGADGLDRAIVVAATSDRPALTRARAAYTMMAIAEYFRDQGKQVLVLADSITRFAEAHRDVAASAGEPFGPDGFPASMAQAVMGLAERAGPGAAGQGDITAILSVLVAGSDMDGPVADVMRGVLDGHVVLSRDIAERGRYPAIDLLRSVSRSLPAAAGAEENALIGQARKLMGAYDRAEMMIQAGLYSPGTDPLIDGAVKVWDALDEFIGAPAGVDEAASFEALARVLGPASTPGHGTT; via the coding sequence ATGACGAATGCCGCCACCCTGACTGCCTTCGACCACCTGCGCGCGCAATTGCGCACTATCCGAACGGCTCGCGCCGTGGGACGCGTCGAACGCCTCGGGCGCAACGTGGTGACGGTGTCGGGCTTGGAGGGGGAGGTCGCCCTGGGCGACCGCGTCCGCCTCGGCCCTGCCTTGGTCGGGGAGGTATTGTCCATCGGCCCTGACGGGGCCCGCGTCATGCCGGAAGGATACGCAGATGGCCTGCGGCTTGGCACGGACGTGACCCATATCGGCCCGCCCGTCATTTCCCCCGACGACAGCTGGCTTGGTCGTGTGATTGATCCCGATGGCCAACCCCTCGATGGTCGCGCGCTTGTTCCCGGCGCCCGCCCGTATCCCCTCATCACTGCCCCGCCTTCGCCCGCTGCACGGCGCGGACTGGGGCGGCGTTTGCGGACCGGGTTCGCGGTGTTCGACACGCTGCTTCCCATCGTGCGCGGGCAGCGGATCGGGCTTTTCGCGGGCTCCGGTGTCGGGAAATCGCGCCTCATCGCGGCCCTGGCAGAGGGGATGCGCGCCGATGTGGTCGTGATTGGCCTGATCGGCGAACGCGGGCGGGAAGTGCGCGACTTCGTCTCCGATACCCTTGGGGCGGACGGATTGGATCGTGCGATCGTTGTCGCCGCCACGTCCGACCGGCCCGCCCTCACCCGGGCGCGGGCGGCCTACACGATGATGGCGATTGCGGAGTATTTCCGGGATCAGGGAAAGCAGGTTCTCGTTCTCGCCGATTCCATTACCCGCTTTGCCGAGGCCCATCGCGACGTCGCGGCCAGCGCGGGGGAACCCTTTGGCCCCGATGGCTTTCCCGCGTCGATGGCCCAAGCGGTCATGGGCCTCGCTGAGCGGGCGGGGCCAGGTGCGGCGGGACAAGGCGACATCACCGCAATCCTGTCCGTGCTTGTCGCGGGGTCGGACATGGACGGCCCCGTCGCCGATGTCATGCGGGGGGTCCTTGATGGCCATGTCGTGTTGTCGCGCGATATCGCGGAACGGGGGCGCTATCCGGCGATTGATCTGCTCCGCTCCGTCAGCCGGTCACTGCCCGCTGCCGCGGGTGCGGAAGAGAATGCGTTGATCGGGCAGGCCCGCAAGCTGATGGGTGCCTATGACCGGGCGGAGATGATGATCCAGGCCGGCCTCTACTCACCCGGTACCGATCCGCTGATCGACGGCGCGGTCAAGGTCTGGGACGCTTTGGACGAATTCATCGGCGCCCCCGCCGGTGTCGATGAGGCCGCGAGTTTCGAGGCGCTGGCCCGCGTCCTTGGTCCCGCCAGCACGCCTGGCCACGGGACGACCTGA
- the fliE gene encoding flagellar hook-basal body complex protein FliE produces the protein MDIRQTMAAQAYGQTRLTPQPTAPQDGGAFVQAVTSFADTVAQGEAQATAAMTTGADPHSLVTALAQTELAVETAVTIRDRVVEAYQEILRMPV, from the coding sequence ATGGATATTCGTCAAACCATGGCCGCACAGGCCTACGGTCAAACGCGGCTGACCCCGCAACCGACGGCCCCCCAGGATGGCGGCGCGTTCGTACAGGCCGTCACGTCATTTGCCGATACCGTGGCGCAGGGAGAGGCGCAGGCGACCGCGGCCATGACCACCGGGGCCGATCCCCATTCGCTTGTAACGGCCCTCGCGCAGACGGAGCTTGCGGTGGAAACGGCCGTGACGATCCGCGACCGGGTCGTGGAAGCTTACCAGGAAATCCTGCGGATGCCGGTGTAG
- the flgG gene encoding flagellar basal-body rod protein FlgG produces the protein MRALDIAATGMSAQQMRVDVISNNIANMSTTGYSPRRADFADLHYQQMTRAGAINAADGTIVPAGVQVGLGVRPSAVTVTWEQGTIAQTGGDLDVAIEGRGYLEVTLPSGESAYTRDGALQRTGDGLIVTADGFEVNPGITIPADARDISINAQGEVYAFFAGEVEPQLLGQFNLTGFSNDNGLEAIGSNLFLETAASGPPLAAQPGQDGLGTLRQGYVEQSSVDAVREITDLIEAQRGYELNAKVLTAADQMLGATTQVR, from the coding sequence ATGAGAGCCTTGGATATCGCCGCCACCGGCATGAGCGCGCAGCAGATGCGCGTCGACGTGATTTCGAACAACATCGCGAACATGTCCACCACCGGCTACAGCCCGCGCCGCGCGGATTTTGCCGACTTGCATTACCAGCAGATGACGCGGGCCGGTGCGATCAATGCCGCCGACGGGACGATTGTTCCCGCCGGTGTGCAAGTGGGCCTTGGCGTTCGCCCCTCCGCCGTGACCGTGACGTGGGAGCAGGGCACGATCGCCCAGACCGGTGGAGATCTGGATGTCGCCATCGAAGGGCGCGGCTATCTGGAGGTGACGCTGCCTTCGGGGGAATCGGCCTATACCCGCGACGGCGCGTTGCAGCGTACCGGCGACGGTTTGATCGTGACGGCCGATGGGTTCGAGGTGAACCCCGGGATCACCATTCCGGCCGATGCCCGCGACATCTCCATCAACGCGCAAGGCGAGGTCTATGCCTTCTTCGCCGGAGAGGTGGAGCCGCAATTGCTCGGGCAATTCAACCTGACAGGCTTTTCCAACGACAACGGGCTGGAAGCGATCGGATCGAACCTGTTTCTTGAGACCGCGGCCTCCGGTCCGCCTTTGGCGGCACAACCCGGGCAGGACGGTCTGGGGACGTTGCGGCAGGGCTATGTCGAACAATCCTCCGTCGATGCGGTGCGAGAGATCACTGACCTGATCGAGGCACAACGCGGATACGAGTTGAACGCCAAGGTTCTGACCGCTGCCGACCAGATGCTCGGCGCAACGACGCAGGTGCGCTGA
- the flbT gene encoding flagellar biosynthesis repressor FlbT, protein MSGLVLKLGPKERVLVNGAVIENGDRRTRLSIVTPGANILRLRDAIHPEEVNTPVRRVCYVAQLVLSGDADFDDAKAQLLRGVEQLSQVFTDPDSRALLARATETLVDGQVYQTLKALRGLLPREERLLAASQA, encoded by the coding sequence ATGAGCGGCCTTGTCCTGAAGCTTGGTCCAAAGGAACGGGTCCTCGTGAACGGCGCCGTGATCGAGAACGGCGACCGGCGCACGCGTTTGTCGATCGTGACGCCCGGAGCCAACATCCTGCGCCTGCGAGACGCGATCCACCCGGAGGAGGTGAACACACCCGTCCGCCGCGTCTGTTATGTCGCGCAGCTGGTCCTGTCTGGTGATGCGGATTTCGATGACGCCAAGGCGCAATTGTTGCGCGGCGTCGAGCAATTGAGCCAGGTCTTCACCGATCCCGACAGCCGCGCGTTGCTGGCGCGCGCGACGGAAACTCTCGTCGACGGGCAGGTTTACCAGACCCTCAAGGCATTGCGTGGCCTTCTCCCGCGGGAGGAGCGGCTGCTGGCCGCAAGTCAGGCGTGA
- the flgA gene encoding flagellar basal body P-ring formation chaperone FlgA has product MLTFLATPVAAQETVIAAGTIRGATLIGPADVATVEGATPGALSDMGDAIGMEARINLYPGRPIRPGDLRPPAIVERNEIVSLRYNHGGLLILTEGRALDRAASGEMLRVINLNSRQTVTATATGPGLVTVGPTP; this is encoded by the coding sequence ATGCTGACATTCTTGGCCACGCCCGTGGCTGCGCAGGAAACCGTGATCGCCGCCGGAACCATTCGGGGCGCCACGCTGATCGGCCCCGCCGATGTGGCGACGGTCGAAGGTGCAACGCCCGGCGCGCTGTCTGACATGGGCGATGCGATCGGGATGGAAGCCCGGATCAACCTTTACCCTGGCCGCCCCATCCGCCCGGGCGATCTGCGCCCGCCCGCCATCGTGGAGCGTAACGAGATCGTGTCGCTGCGCTACAACCATGGGGGCCTTCTGATCCTCACCGAGGGGCGCGCGCTGGATCGTGCGGCCTCGGGCGAAATGCTCCGCGTGATCAATCTCAATTCGCGCCAAACCGTTACCGCCACGGCCACCGGTCCTGGCCTTGTCACCGTTGGACCCACCCCATGA
- a CDS encoding flagellar basal body-associated FliL family protein, with amino-acid sequence MMRMLLPVLLLLLGAGGGIGAGMMLAGGDVPSDDVEEVAGTSSDEGGEDDVAEDDGEPSPVEQTGEGTEYVRLNNQFVVPIVRNGSVRALVVMGLTVEVNTGQNSSVFNREPRLRDSFLRVLFAHANAGGFDGMFTEAAAMAPLREGLREAAIGVLGDAVVHDVLITDLTRQDA; translated from the coding sequence ATGATGCGGATGCTCTTGCCCGTGCTCCTCTTGCTGCTCGGGGCCGGTGGCGGCATCGGTGCGGGGATGATGCTGGCCGGCGGCGATGTGCCTTCCGACGATGTCGAGGAGGTGGCGGGAACTTCATCGGACGAGGGTGGCGAGGACGATGTCGCCGAAGATGACGGCGAACCGTCCCCGGTTGAGCAGACCGGCGAGGGCACGGAATATGTGCGCCTGAACAATCAATTCGTCGTGCCCATCGTGCGCAACGGATCGGTTCGTGCGCTCGTCGTGATGGGACTGACGGTGGAGGTCAATACGGGCCAGAACAGCTCCGTCTTCAATCGAGAGCCGCGCCTTCGCGACAGCTTCCTGCGCGTCCTGTTCGCCCATGCAAATGCAGGGGGCTTCGACGGCATGTTCACCGAGGCCGCGGCCATGGCCCCCCTGCGTGAGGGTCTGCGGGAGGCAGCGATCGGCGTATTGGGCGATGCGGTCGTGCATGACGTCTTGATCACGGATCTGACGCGGCAGGACGCCTGA
- the flgH gene encoding flagellar basal body L-ring protein FlgH — protein MKHLSLILFAAAILSVSACARLSQVGQTPDLTSPANGNEVFAMNVVPLPDSRDIPDRAEGASLWTAGRASLLGDRRASLRGDILTVVIEIDDSAEFQNSSERERSGSEEMGIPNLFGLPQRADGLLTRGGSLGEAVEFDSSSRSAGEGSVRRNEELTLRVAATITEVLQNGVLRIEGSQEVRVNNEVRELLVTGYVRPEDISRQNSVEYDRIAAARISYGGRGLITDVQRPRYGQEVADAILPF, from the coding sequence ATGAAACATCTATCCCTGATCCTTTTCGCCGCCGCGATCCTGTCCGTGTCGGCCTGTGCCCGACTGTCCCAGGTGGGCCAGACCCCCGACCTGACCTCGCCCGCCAATGGTAACGAAGTCTTCGCCATGAACGTGGTGCCGCTTCCCGATTCGCGCGACATCCCCGACCGGGCGGAGGGCGCCTCGCTCTGGACCGCGGGACGTGCATCGCTGTTGGGGGACCGGCGGGCGAGCTTGCGGGGCGATATCCTGACCGTGGTGATCGAGATCGACGACAGCGCGGAATTCCAGAACTCCTCCGAACGGGAACGCAGCGGGTCGGAGGAAATGGGTATCCCCAACCTCTTCGGCCTGCCACAGCGGGCGGACGGGCTACTGACCCGCGGTGGTTCGCTGGGGGAGGCGGTGGAGTTCGACAGTTCCAGCCGGTCGGCGGGCGAGGGTTCTGTCCGTCGCAACGAGGAGCTGACCTTGCGCGTCGCTGCCACGATCACGGAGGTTCTGCAAAACGGCGTCCTGCGCATCGAAGGCAGCCAGGAAGTGCGCGTCAACAACGAGGTCCGAGAGCTGCTGGTGACGGGGTACGTCCGGCCCGAGGATATCTCGCGCCAGAACTCCGTCGAATATGACCGGATCGCGGCGGCGCGGATTTCATATGGCGGGCGCGGCCTGATTACTGACGTCCAGCGGCCCAGATACGGGCAGGAGGTGGCCGATGCGATCCTGCCTTTCTGA
- a CDS encoding FlgB family protein, producing MLDRLEIFQLAGAQARHAASRQAVVAQNIANADTPGYRARDVTDFAETWRRMNAENRMADGPLPMRVVDAGTPASPNGNTVSLELEMLRGIEAQRAHSRALRIYGSAMSILRTSLGR from the coding sequence ATGCTAGACAGGCTTGAGATTTTTCAACTTGCGGGCGCACAGGCGCGCCACGCCGCGTCCCGTCAGGCCGTGGTAGCCCAGAATATCGCAAATGCCGATACGCCGGGTTATCGCGCTCGGGACGTCACCGATTTCGCGGAGACATGGCGCAGGATGAACGCGGAGAACAGGATGGCCGATGGCCCGCTGCCGATGCGCGTGGTAGATGCGGGAACGCCCGCGTCCCCGAACGGAAATACCGTGTCGCTGGAACTGGAAATGCTGCGCGGAATTGAGGCGCAGCGCGCCCATTCCAGAGCGCTTCGTATCTATGGCTCCGCCATGTCGATCCTGCGCACAAGCCTTGGGCGATAG
- a CDS encoding flagellar biosynthetic protein FliQ, whose translation MEEMVFYDTLRQGLWVSVVISTPILAAALVVGVLVGLVQALTSVQEMTLTFVPKLAAIVVVFWASMGFMTQALTSYFSDTLVPMIAGM comes from the coding sequence ATGGAGGAAATGGTCTTCTATGACACGCTCCGCCAAGGGCTTTGGGTTTCCGTCGTGATCTCCACTCCCATCCTGGCCGCTGCCCTCGTGGTTGGCGTGCTGGTCGGCCTGGTTCAGGCGCTGACGAGCGTGCAGGAAATGACGCTGACCTTCGTGCCGAAACTCGCAGCCATCGTCGTCGTTTTCTGGGCGTCGATGGGGTTCATGACGCAGGCGCTCACCTCCTATTTCTCGGACACGCTTGTCCCGATGATCGCGGGGATGTGA
- the flaF gene encoding flagellar biosynthesis regulator FlaF → MSTSLAQTAYTSSATPVRTARGTEYAAFQSITARLNASRRKGAPMSDRASALHDNRKLWTILASDLADPDNRLPQSLRAQLFYLAEFSLLQSRKALDESAALDALIDINTAVMRGLSGQEVSE, encoded by the coding sequence ATGTCCACCTCCCTCGCCCAGACCGCCTATACCTCTTCTGCCACGCCCGTCCGCACCGCGCGGGGCACGGAATACGCAGCATTTCAATCCATCACCGCACGCCTGAACGCATCGCGCCGAAAGGGCGCCCCGATGTCGGACCGCGCATCTGCCCTGCACGACAATCGCAAGCTTTGGACAATCCTCGCCTCGGACCTTGCGGATCCCGATAATCGCCTGCCCCAGAGCCTTCGTGCGCAGCTCTTCTACCTTGCCGAGTTTTCGCTTCTGCAATCGCGCAAGGCCTTGGACGAAAGCGCGGCCCTCGATGCGCTGATCGACATCAACACGGCCGTCATGCGGGGGTTGAGCGGACAGGAGGTTTCGGAATGA